The Pseudomonas berkeleyensis genome includes a region encoding these proteins:
- a CDS encoding dihydrofolate reductase family protein, translating to MNASLIYHVTSSLDGYIARPDGRLDWFDSLRQADEEYSFQYFYSGIDALLMGRGTYEALLARGGSWPYPGKPCVVLTRLALPRAADEIQLTHCTPAQAVAALEEAGFHRIWLVGGSLLAGNCYTAGLIDEVIINLAPHLLGAGVPMLATGMERGLTLNEQRRFNSGTLQLHYQVQKQASQPTQIPSPRVNAA from the coding sequence ATGAACGCTTCGCTGATTTACCACGTCACTTCAAGTCTGGATGGGTATATCGCTCGCCCTGACGGCCGACTCGACTGGTTCGATTCACTCCGTCAGGCGGATGAGGAATACAGCTTCCAGTATTTCTACTCGGGCATCGACGCCCTGCTGATGGGCCGTGGCACCTATGAGGCCCTGCTGGCGCGTGGCGGTTCCTGGCCTTATCCCGGCAAGCCTTGTGTGGTACTCACACGCCTCGCGCTACCACGCGCCGCCGATGAAATACAGCTCACCCATTGCACGCCCGCCCAGGCAGTGGCCGCACTCGAAGAGGCCGGCTTTCATCGCATCTGGCTGGTGGGCGGCAGTCTGCTGGCTGGCAACTGCTACACCGCCGGACTGATCGATGAAGTGATCATCAATCTGGCACCCCACCTGCTCGGCGCTGGCGTCCCAATGCTGGCTACGGGGATGGAACGCGGCCTGACGCTGAACGAGCAGCGACGCTTCAACAGCGGCACGCTGCAGTTGCACTATCAGGTGCAGAAACAGGCCAGCCAGCCCACGCAGATTCCGTCTCCACGCGTCAACGCGGCCTGA
- a CDS encoding anti-virulence regulator CigR family protein encodes MLNKSQAPLSIGLCILLAAAPVFANPPAGKGKPNHHEGGVQIDMRGPTVDIGQVRIILGDNRQLIGPTSALPPGIAKNLARGKPLPPGIAKNFDNRLNTRLPYYDGYEWKQVGRDVVLVAIATGIVYEILRNVLD; translated from the coding sequence ATGCTCAACAAATCCCAGGCGCCCCTCAGCATCGGCCTGTGCATCCTGCTGGCGGCAGCGCCAGTGTTCGCCAACCCGCCTGCCGGTAAAGGCAAACCGAACCATCATGAGGGCGGCGTACAGATCGACATGCGCGGCCCGACCGTGGACATCGGCCAGGTGCGCATCATCCTGGGCGACAACCGCCAGTTGATCGGCCCGACCTCAGCCCTGCCACCCGGCATCGCCAAGAACCTGGCTCGTGGCAAGCCGTTGCCACCGGGCATCGCAAAGAATTTCGACAACCGCCTGAATACGCGCCTGCCGTACTACGATGGCTATGAATGGAAACAGGTCGGCCGCGATGTGGTACTGGTCGCCATTGCCACGGGAATCGTCTACGAAATTCTGCGCAACGTGCTGGACTGA
- a CDS encoding DEAD/DEAH box helicase: MFAQFALHERLLKAVAELNFVEPTPVQAAAIPPALEGKDLRVIAQTGSGKTAAFVLPLLNRLLGDGNSKQRLSIRALILLPTRELAQQTLKEVERFAQFTFLKAGLVTGGEDFKVQAAMMRKIDILIGTPGRLIEHANAGNLPLDEVEVLVFDEADRMLDMGFAEDAQRLAEACGPHQTLLFSATTGGNGLREMVAKVLKEPQHLMLNSVSQLNEGTRQQIITADHNYHKEQLVDWLLANETYDKAIVFTNTRVQADRLYGKLVAAGVKTFVLHGEKDQKDRKLAIERLRQGAVKVLVATDVAARGLDVEGLDLVINFDMPRSGDEYVHRIGRTGRAGGEGLAVSLICHTDWNLMSSIERYLKQRFERRTIKELKGVYQGPKNLKASGKAAGSKKKKTDKKDPKKAAAPKRKTGPRPAGKPSSLVSEDGSAPLKRKKPAAE; the protein is encoded by the coding sequence GTGTTTGCCCAATTCGCCCTGCATGAACGCCTGCTGAAAGCCGTGGCCGAGCTTAATTTCGTCGAGCCGACTCCGGTGCAGGCGGCAGCGATTCCGCCCGCGCTGGAGGGCAAGGATCTGCGGGTGATTGCCCAGACCGGCAGCGGCAAGACCGCTGCTTTCGTGCTGCCTCTGCTCAATCGGCTGCTTGGCGACGGCAACTCCAAGCAACGCTTGAGCATTCGCGCGCTGATTCTGCTACCGACCCGTGAACTGGCGCAGCAGACGCTCAAGGAAGTCGAGCGCTTCGCCCAGTTCACCTTCCTCAAAGCCGGTCTGGTCACCGGTGGTGAGGACTTCAAGGTGCAGGCCGCGATGATGCGCAAGATCGACATTCTGATCGGTACGCCGGGCCGGCTGATCGAGCATGCCAACGCCGGTAATCTGCCGCTGGATGAGGTCGAGGTGCTGGTGTTCGACGAAGCCGACCGTATGCTCGACATGGGCTTTGCCGAGGACGCCCAGCGCCTGGCCGAGGCCTGTGGCCCGCACCAGACGCTGCTGTTTTCCGCCACCACCGGCGGCAATGGCCTGCGCGAGATGGTCGCCAAGGTGCTCAAGGAGCCGCAGCACCTGATGCTCAACAGCGTCAGCCAGCTCAACGAGGGCACTCGCCAGCAAATCATCACGGCCGACCACAACTACCACAAGGAACAGCTTGTGGACTGGTTGTTGGCCAACGAGACCTACGACAAGGCCATCGTCTTCACCAACACCCGCGTCCAGGCTGATCGTCTCTACGGCAAGCTGGTGGCGGCAGGGGTCAAGACGTTCGTGTTGCACGGCGAGAAGGATCAGAAGGACCGCAAGCTGGCCATCGAGCGTCTGCGTCAGGGCGCGGTCAAGGTGCTGGTGGCCACCGACGTGGCGGCGCGCGGCCTGGACGTCGAAGGCCTGGATCTGGTGATCAACTTCGATATGCCGCGTTCCGGCGATGAGTACGTGCACCGCATTGGGCGTACCGGCCGCGCCGGGGGCGAAGGCCTGGCGGTATCGTTGATCTGCCATACTGACTGGAACCTGATGTCGAGCATCGAGCGCTACCTCAAGCAGCGCTTCGAACGTCGCACCATCAAGGAACTGAAAGGCGTCTACCAGGGGCCGAAGAACCTCAAGGCCTCGGGCAAGGCCGCCGGCAGCAAGAAGAAAAAGACCGACAAGAAAGATCCGAAGAAAGCCGCCGCTCCCAAGCGCAAGACCGGCCCGCGCCCAGCCGGCAAGCCCTCGTCGCTGGTCAGCGAAGATGGCAGTGCGCCGCTCAAACGCAAGAAGCCAGCGGCGGAGTGA
- a CDS encoding ABC transporter ATP-binding protein → MLFRRFESLIDVFKPSPDVAPPAGMLRFYGHYLKQVWPLMIAVLIIGFFAAVIEVALFSFLGQLIDMAQASTDASSFFTEHQNALLWMLLVALIIRPIVFGLHNLLTHQAINPGLTNLVRWQNHRYVLKQSLSFFQNDFAGRIAQRVMQTGPSLRDSAMQVIDALWHVVVYAGSALYLFAAADLRLVVPLALWIVGYSAALWYFVPRIKARSAAASSARSKVMGRVVDGYSNIATLKLFAHSQEEESYAREAMQDLLDKFRLQSRTITALDFLITCLNGVLIVGTGALALWLWSQSLITTGAIALALGLVIRINNMAEWIMWVVNGIFENVGTVQDGMQTIVQPRQVLDHDGAKPIQVPQGAVRFEDIHFHYGKKGGVIAGLSLDIRPGEKIGLVGPSGAGKSTLVNLLLRLYDLESGRILVDGQDIATVTQESLRAHIGVVTQDTSLLHRSIRDNLRYGNPGASDGQLWEAVRKARADAFIPTLDDSQGGHGMDAQVGERGVKLSGGQRQRIAIARVLLKDAPILVLDEATSALDSEVEAAIQESLDSLMEGKTVIAIAHRLSTIARMDRLVVIDQGQLIETGTHAELIAHGGLYARLWQHQTGGFVGVD, encoded by the coding sequence ATGTTGTTTCGCCGCTTCGAATCCCTGATCGACGTCTTCAAACCCAGCCCGGACGTCGCCCCACCAGCCGGCATGCTGCGCTTCTATGGCCACTACCTGAAACAGGTATGGCCACTGATGATCGCGGTATTGATCATCGGCTTCTTCGCCGCCGTGATCGAAGTGGCGCTGTTCAGCTTCCTCGGCCAGTTGATCGACATGGCCCAGGCCAGCACAGATGCCAGCAGTTTCTTTACCGAGCATCAGAACGCGCTGCTGTGGATGCTACTGGTGGCACTGATCATCCGCCCCATCGTGTTCGGCCTGCACAACCTGCTTACGCACCAGGCGATCAACCCGGGGCTGACCAACCTGGTTCGCTGGCAGAATCACCGCTACGTGCTCAAACAGAGCCTGAGTTTCTTCCAGAACGACTTTGCCGGCCGCATCGCCCAGCGCGTGATGCAGACCGGCCCCTCGCTGCGCGACTCGGCCATGCAGGTGATCGATGCACTCTGGCACGTGGTGGTCTATGCCGGCAGCGCCTTGTATCTGTTCGCCGCCGCCGACCTGCGCCTCGTCGTGCCGCTGGCCCTGTGGATCGTCGGGTACAGCGCCGCGCTGTGGTACTTCGTGCCGCGCATCAAGGCACGCTCCGCTGCGGCATCCTCCGCACGCTCGAAAGTCATGGGCCGGGTGGTCGACGGCTACAGCAACATCGCCACGCTCAAGCTGTTCGCTCATTCGCAGGAGGAGGAAAGCTACGCCCGCGAAGCCATGCAGGATCTGCTCGACAAGTTCCGCCTGCAGTCGCGCACCATCACCGCGCTGGACTTTCTGATCACCTGCCTGAACGGCGTGCTGATCGTCGGCACTGGCGCGCTGGCACTGTGGCTGTGGAGCCAGTCGCTGATCACCACCGGCGCCATCGCCCTGGCCCTCGGCCTGGTGATCCGCATCAACAACATGGCCGAGTGGATCATGTGGGTGGTCAACGGCATCTTCGAAAACGTCGGCACCGTGCAGGATGGCATGCAGACCATCGTCCAGCCGCGCCAGGTACTCGACCACGACGGCGCCAAGCCGATCCAGGTGCCGCAGGGCGCCGTGCGTTTCGAGGACATCCACTTCCATTACGGCAAGAAAGGCGGCGTGATTGCCGGCCTCAGCCTCGACATCCGCCCAGGCGAGAAGATCGGCCTGGTCGGCCCGTCCGGCGCCGGCAAATCGACCCTGGTCAACCTGTTGCTGCGCCTCTACGACCTGGAGAGCGGCCGCATCCTGGTCGACGGCCAGGACATCGCCACGGTGACCCAGGAAAGCTTGCGGGCTCATATCGGTGTGGTGACGCAAGACACCTCGCTGCTGCACCGCTCGATCCGCGACAACCTGCGTTACGGCAACCCCGGCGCCAGCGATGGGCAGCTCTGGGAAGCGGTGCGCAAGGCTCGTGCCGACGCCTTCATCCCCACCCTCGACGATAGCCAGGGCGGCCATGGCATGGATGCTCAGGTTGGTGAACGCGGAGTGAAACTGTCCGGCGGCCAGCGCCAGCGTATCGCCATCGCCCGCGTCCTGCTCAAGGACGCACCGATCCTGGTGCTGGACGAAGCCACCTCGGCACTGGACTCGGAAGTCGAAGCGGCGATTCAGGAAAGCCTGGATAGCCTGATGGAAGGCAAGACGGTGATCGCCATCGCCCACCGCCTGTCGACCATCGCGCGGATGGATCGCCTGGTGGTGATCGACCAGGGCCAGCTCATCGAAACCGGCACCCACGCCGAACTGATCGCCCATGGCGGCTTGTATGCGCGCCTGTGGCAACACCAGACCGGTGGTTTCGTCGGGGTGGATTGA
- a CDS encoding metal-dependent hydrolase, with the protein MDSITQAVLGASIQGALLGRWQGRKALLYGAMLATVPDLDVVIEYGDAVANMTYHRGFSHSLFVLSGFALLLTWLARRFRPHPGYSANRLMLTLWLVLITHPLLDAFTSYGTQLFWPLMPTPTAWSSLFIIDPLYTVPLIVAVAVSLFTGLREQTWRVPAAALALSTLYIGFSLAGKFMAEQRVERELARQGIQAEQLFTTPTPFNTLLWRVIVLDGEDYHEALVGWFDTAPPQLQRLPRGTELRKQLTDSPMHERLDWFTGGVLRYDQVDERLIVTDLRLGMTGFHPFRFDFAHLQDGQWRVHEYIDRLPFERGEVEHLVLLLKRIWQPDLQIPLLAWAGELQKPLLTETRSH; encoded by the coding sequence ATGGACTCCATAACCCAGGCGGTACTCGGCGCCAGCATCCAGGGCGCGCTGCTCGGTCGCTGGCAAGGGCGTAAGGCGCTGCTCTATGGCGCCATGCTCGCCACCGTTCCCGATCTGGACGTGGTCATCGAGTACGGCGACGCCGTCGCCAACATGACCTACCACCGCGGCTTCAGCCATTCGCTGTTCGTGCTCAGCGGTTTCGCCCTGCTGCTGACCTGGCTGGCCAGGCGTTTTCGCCCACATCCAGGCTATTCGGCCAATCGCTTGATGCTCACGCTCTGGCTGGTGCTGATCACCCACCCGCTGCTGGACGCCTTCACCAGCTACGGCACCCAGCTGTTCTGGCCACTGATGCCAACACCCACGGCCTGGTCGAGCCTGTTCATCATCGATCCGCTGTACACCGTGCCGTTGATAGTCGCCGTGGCCGTCAGCCTGTTCACCGGCCTGCGCGAACAGACCTGGCGAGTTCCCGCTGCGGCCCTGGCGCTGTCGACGCTGTATATCGGTTTCAGCCTGGCCGGCAAGTTCATGGCCGAGCAGCGTGTAGAGCGCGAACTGGCGCGCCAGGGCATCCAGGCCGAACAGCTGTTCACCACTCCCACGCCATTCAACACCCTGCTGTGGCGCGTGATCGTGCTCGACGGCGAGGACTACCACGAGGCCCTGGTCGGCTGGTTCGATACGGCACCACCACAATTGCAGCGTCTGCCACGCGGCACCGAACTGCGCAAACAGCTGACCGACTCCCCCATGCATGAACGGCTGGACTGGTTCACCGGTGGCGTGCTGCGTTACGACCAGGTCGATGAGCGCCTGATCGTCACGGATCTACGCCTGGGCATGACCGGCTTCCACCCCTTCCGCTTCGACTTCGCCCATCTGCAGGATGGCCAGTGGCGGGTACATGAATACATCGATCGCCTGCCCTTCGAGCGCGGCGAAGTCGAGCACCTGGTTCTGCTGCTCAAGCGCATCTGGCAACCGGATCTGCAAATCCCTCTGCTGGCCTGGGCTGGCGAACTGCAAAAACCGCTTTTAACTGAGACCCGCTCGCACTAG
- the arfB gene encoding alternative ribosome rescue aminoacyl-tRNA hydrolase ArfB produces the protein MLIVSNSVHLPDDEIELTAIRAQGAGGQNVNKVSSAVHLRFDSQASSLPPFYKERLLALSDSRITSDGVVIIKAQQYRTQDQNRADALERLAELIRSAGKVEKKRRPTKPTLGSKTRRLDGKSKRGAIKAGRGKVDF, from the coding sequence ATGCTAATCGTCTCCAACAGCGTCCACTTGCCGGATGATGAAATCGAGCTGACTGCCATACGCGCCCAGGGCGCTGGTGGGCAGAACGTCAACAAGGTGTCCAGTGCGGTGCACCTGCGTTTCGACAGTCAGGCCTCGTCTCTGCCGCCGTTCTACAAGGAGCGCCTGCTGGCGCTTTCCGATAGTCGCATTACCAGCGACGGGGTGGTGATCATCAAGGCGCAGCAGTATCGCACTCAGGATCAGAATCGCGCCGACGCCCTGGAGCGGCTGGCTGAGCTGATTCGCAGCGCGGGCAAGGTGGAGAAGAAGCGCCGTCCAACCAAGCCGACCCTGGGCTCGAAAACACGTCGTCTCGACGGCAAGAGCAAACGCGGGGCGATCAAGGCGGGAAGGGGCAAGGTGGACTTCTAG
- the gap gene encoding type I glyceraldehyde-3-phosphate dehydrogenase encodes MTLRIAINGFGRIGRNVLRALYTQNYRQHLQVVAINDLGDSAINAHLLQYDSVHGHFAETVKVDGESLWVRDDKIAVSAIRNPAELPWKTHQVDVVLECTGLFTERDKAAAHLTAGARKVLISAPAKGADATLVFGVNEHVLTPDMQILSNASCTTNCLAPVAQVLHRELGIEQGLMTTIHAYTNDQNLSDVYHSDPYRARSATQSMIPTKTGAAEAVGLVLPELAGKLTGMAVRVPVINVSLVDLTLQLQRETDAAEVNALLKAASEQSPVLGYNALPLVSCDFNHNPLSSIFDANHTKASGKLLKVMAWYDNEWGFSNRMLDNCLILARMA; translated from the coding sequence ATGACACTACGAATTGCCATCAATGGCTTTGGCCGTATCGGCCGCAACGTGCTACGCGCACTCTATACCCAGAATTATCGCCAACATCTGCAGGTCGTGGCGATCAACGATCTGGGCGATAGCGCGATCAATGCCCACCTTCTGCAATATGACAGCGTGCACGGCCACTTTGCCGAAACGGTCAAGGTCGACGGCGAAAGCCTATGGGTCAGGGACGATAAAATCGCCGTCAGCGCCATTCGCAACCCAGCCGAATTGCCGTGGAAAACTCATCAGGTCGACGTGGTGCTGGAATGCACCGGGCTGTTCACCGAACGCGACAAGGCAGCCGCCCATCTCACGGCAGGTGCCCGCAAGGTACTGATCTCAGCCCCCGCCAAAGGCGCCGATGCCACACTGGTATTCGGCGTCAACGAGCACGTGCTGACGCCGGACATGCAGATACTCTCCAACGCCTCCTGCACGACCAACTGCCTGGCTCCAGTCGCTCAGGTTCTGCATCGCGAGCTGGGCATCGAGCAAGGGCTGATGACCACCATCCACGCCTATACCAACGACCAGAATCTCTCCGACGTGTACCACAGCGACCCGTACCGCGCGCGCTCGGCCACCCAATCGATGATCCCGACCAAAACCGGCGCCGCTGAGGCCGTCGGCCTGGTGCTGCCGGAACTGGCCGGAAAGCTTACGGGCATGGCGGTACGGGTACCGGTGATCAACGTGTCATTGGTCGACCTGACACTGCAACTCCAGCGCGAGACCGATGCGGCAGAGGTCAACGCCCTGCTCAAGGCTGCCAGCGAGCAGTCGCCGGTGCTGGGTTACAACGCCCTGCCGCTGGTGTCCTGCGATTTCAACCACAACCCGCTGTCGTCGATCTTCGATGCCAACCACACCAAGGCCAGCGGCAAGCTGCTCAAGGTCATGGCCTGGTACGACAACGAGTGGGGCTTTTCCAACCGCATGCTGGACAACTGCCTGATCCTGGCGCGTATGGCCTGA
- the edd gene encoding phosphogluconate dehydratase, translated as MHPRVVEVTDRLIERSRATRQRYLAMIRAAASEGPQRGKLQCANFAHGVAGCSGHDKQTLRLMDAANVAIVSAYNDMLSAHQPYEAFPEQIKQALRELGSVGQFAGGVPAMCDGVTQGEPGMELGIASREVIAMSTAVALSHNMFDAALYLGVCDKIVPGLLMGALRFGHLPSLFVPAGPMTSGLSNKEKADVRQRYAEGKASREELLAAEMAAYHGPGTCTFYGTANTNQLLMEVMGLHLPGASFINPGTPLRDALTREAAQQVTRLTKQSGQFMPVGEIVDERCLVNSIVALHATGGSTNHTLHMPAIARAAGILLTWQDMADLSEVVPTLAHVYPNGKADINHFQAAGGMALLIRELLEAGLLHEDVNTVAGHGLSRYTREPFLDGGKLVWRDGPRESLEESVLRPVARPFSAEGGLRLMQGNLGRGVMKVSAVAPEHQVVEAPALVFEDQLELVEAFKAGKLERDFVAVVRFQGPRSNGMPELHKMTPYLGVLQDRGFKVALVTDGRMSGASGKIPAAIHVCPEAFDGGPLARVRDGDLLRVDGQSGELLLRVDENELASRELAEAPAPAIGCGRELFAFMRHNFSTAERGASAFTASLESLT; from the coding sequence ATGCATCCCCGCGTCGTAGAAGTCACTGACCGTCTGATCGAGCGCAGTCGTGCCACGCGCCAGCGCTACCTGGCGATGATTCGTGCGGCCGCCAGCGAAGGGCCGCAACGTGGCAAGTTGCAGTGCGCCAACTTCGCTCATGGCGTGGCCGGTTGCAGCGGGCACGACAAGCAGACGCTACGCCTGATGGATGCTGCCAACGTCGCCATCGTTTCTGCTTATAACGACATGCTGTCGGCTCACCAGCCTTATGAAGCCTTCCCCGAGCAGATCAAGCAGGCGCTGCGTGAGCTGGGTTCGGTGGGGCAGTTCGCCGGTGGTGTGCCAGCCATGTGCGACGGCGTCACCCAGGGCGAGCCGGGTATGGAGCTGGGCATCGCCAGTCGTGAGGTGATCGCCATGTCCACTGCGGTGGCGCTGTCGCACAACATGTTCGATGCCGCGCTGTACCTGGGCGTATGCGACAAGATCGTGCCGGGCCTGCTGATGGGGGCGCTGCGCTTCGGTCATCTGCCTTCGTTGTTCGTGCCGGCGGGGCCGATGACTTCGGGGTTGTCGAACAAGGAAAAGGCCGATGTGCGCCAGCGCTACGCGGAAGGCAAGGCCTCGCGCGAAGAGTTGCTGGCTGCCGAAATGGCCGCCTATCACGGCCCTGGCACCTGTACGTTCTATGGCACCGCCAATACCAACCAGCTGTTGATGGAAGTGATGGGGCTGCACCTGCCGGGTGCCTCGTTCATCAATCCGGGGACGCCGCTGCGCGATGCATTGACCCGTGAAGCCGCGCAGCAGGTCACCCGCCTGACCAAGCAGAGCGGCCAGTTCATGCCCGTTGGTGAGATCGTCGACGAGCGTTGCCTGGTCAACTCCATCGTCGCCCTGCATGCCACGGGTGGCTCGACCAATCACACCCTGCACATGCCGGCCATTGCCCGTGCGGCCGGTATTCTGCTGACCTGGCAAGACATGGCCGATCTGTCCGAGGTGGTGCCGACCTTGGCCCACGTCTATCCCAACGGCAAGGCCGATATCAATCACTTCCAGGCTGCTGGCGGTATGGCGCTGCTGATTCGCGAGCTGCTCGAAGCGGGTCTGCTGCACGAAGATGTCAACACCGTGGCGGGACATGGTCTGTCGCGCTATACCCGTGAACCCTTCCTTGATGGCGGCAAGCTGGTGTGGCGCGACGGCCCGCGCGAAAGCCTGGAGGAAAGCGTATTGCGCCCCGTTGCCCGGCCATTCTCGGCAGAGGGCGGCCTGCGCTTGATGCAAGGCAATCTCGGGCGCGGAGTGATGAAGGTCTCAGCCGTGGCGCCGGAGCACCAGGTAGTGGAGGCGCCTGCGCTGGTTTTCGAAGATCAGCTGGAGCTGGTCGAGGCGTTCAAGGCTGGCAAGCTGGAGCGCGATTTCGTTGCCGTGGTGCGTTTTCAGGGGCCGCGCAGCAATGGTATGCCCGAGCTGCACAAGATGACGCCTTATCTCGGGGTGCTGCAGGATCGTGGCTTCAAGGTGGCGCTGGTGACCGACGGGCGTATGTCCGGTGCTTCCGGCAAGATTCCGGCTGCCATCCATGTCTGCCCCGAGGCTTTCGATGGTGGGCCGTTGGCGCGGGTACGCGACGGCGACCTGCTGCGCGTGGACGGCCAGAGCGGGGAACTGCTGCTGAGGGTTGACGAGAACGAGCTGGCGTCACGCGAGTTGGCCGAGGCGCCGGCCCCGGCCATAGGCTGTGGGCGCGAGTTGTTCGCCTTCATGCGTCACAACTTCAGCACGGCGGAGCGGGGCGCCAGTGCCTTTACCGCCAGTCTTGAATCGTTGACCTGA
- the rdgC gene encoding recombination-associated protein RdgC, translated as MWFRNLLVYRLTQDIPFDAEALETALASKPARPCATQELTTYGFTAPFGKGADAPLVHVSGDFLLIGTRKEERILPGSVVRDALKEKVDEIENTQMRKVYKKERDQIKDEIVQAFLPRAFIRKSGTFAAIAPKQGLILVDSASAKKAEDLLSTLREAMGSLPVRPLSVKIAPTATLTDWLKTQKAAEGFFVLDECELRDTHEDGGVVRCKRQDLTSEEIQLHLSTGKQVTQLSLAWQDKLSFVLDDKLTIKRLRFEDVLQEQAEQDGGDDALAQQDASFILMMMTLVEFLPELFTALGGEEIPQGI; from the coding sequence ATGTGGTTCCGTAACCTGCTGGTCTACCGCCTCACTCAGGACATTCCCTTCGACGCCGAAGCACTGGAGACCGCACTGGCCAGCAAGCCGGCCCGCCCCTGCGCTACCCAAGAGCTGACCACCTATGGTTTCACCGCCCCCTTCGGCAAAGGCGCCGACGCACCTCTGGTGCACGTCAGCGGCGACTTCCTGCTGATTGGCACGCGCAAGGAAGAGCGCATCCTGCCGGGCTCGGTAGTACGCGACGCACTGAAGGAGAAGGTCGACGAGATCGAGAACACCCAGATGCGCAAGGTGTACAAGAAAGAGCGCGACCAGATCAAAGACGAGATCGTGCAGGCATTCCTGCCGCGCGCCTTCATTCGCAAATCCGGCACCTTCGCCGCCATCGCGCCGAAGCAGGGCCTGATCCTGGTGGACAGCGCCAGCGCCAAGAAAGCCGAAGACCTGCTCTCCACCCTGCGCGAAGCCATGGGCTCGCTGCCGGTGCGCCCGCTGTCGGTGAAGATCGCGCCGACTGCCACGCTGACCGACTGGCTGAAAACCCAGAAAGCCGCCGAAGGCTTCTTCGTTCTGGACGAATGCGAGCTGCGCGACACTCATGAAGACGGTGGCGTGGTGCGCTGCAAGCGCCAGGATCTGACCAGTGAGGAAATCCAGTTGCACCTGTCCACCGGCAAGCAGGTCACCCAGCTGTCGCTGGCCTGGCAGGACAAATTGTCTTTCGTGCTCGACGACAAGCTGACCATCAAACGCCTGCGCTTCGAAGACGTTCTGCAGGAACAGGCCGAACAGGACGGTGGCGACGATGCGCTGGCCCAGCAGGATGCCAGCTTCATCCTGATGATGATGACCCTGGTGGAGTTCCTGCCGGAGCTGTTCACCGCTCTGGGCGGCGAAGAGATCCCACAGGGAATCTGA
- a CDS encoding FKBP-type peptidyl-prolyl cis-trans isomerase has protein sequence MKQHRLAAAVALVGLVLAGCDSQTSEVELKSPAQKASYGIGLNMGRSLSEEGMDDLDSKAVAQGIEDALAKKEPRIKDEDMIEAFSFLQTRAEERMVALNKEAAEAGKKFLEENGKREGVVTTESGLQYEVVKKADGAQPKESDVVTVHYEGKLTDGTVFDSSVARGSPIDLPVGGVIPGWVEGLQLMHVGEKYKLYIPSELAYGEQSPSPAIPANSVLVFDLELIGIKDQKAAEPAAE, from the coding sequence ATGAAACAGCATCGTTTGGCGGCGGCAGTTGCCCTGGTGGGTCTGGTGCTAGCCGGTTGCGATTCGCAAACCAGCGAAGTCGAACTCAAGAGCCCGGCGCAGAAAGCCTCCTATGGCATTGGCCTGAACATGGGCCGCAGCCTGTCCGAAGAAGGCATGGACGATCTGGATTCCAAGGCCGTCGCCCAGGGTATCGAAGACGCGCTGGCGAAGAAGGAGCCACGCATCAAGGACGAAGACATGATCGAGGCCTTCTCCTTCCTGCAGACGCGTGCCGAAGAGCGCATGGTTGCACTGAACAAGGAAGCGGCCGAAGCTGGCAAGAAATTCCTCGAAGAGAACGGCAAGCGTGAAGGCGTCGTGACCACCGAGTCCGGTCTGCAGTACGAAGTGGTGAAGAAGGCTGACGGCGCACAGCCGAAAGAAAGCGACGTAGTGACCGTTCACTACGAAGGCAAGCTGACCGATGGCACCGTATTTGACAGCTCCGTCGCCCGTGGCAGCCCCATCGATCTGCCGGTTGGCGGCGTGATTCCGGGTTGGGTCGAAGGTCTGCAACTGATGCACGTTGGCGAGAAGTACAAGCTGTACATCCCCAGCGAATTGGCTTACGGCGAGCAGAGCCCGTCTCCGGCGATTCCGGCCAACTCGGTACTGGTGTTCGATCTGGAGCTGATCGGCATCAAGGATCAGAAGGCCGCCGAGCCGGCTGCCGAGTAA